GCTCACCTTCATCAGCATCGACAGATACTTTGCTCTGGTGCGTCCATTCCTCTCCAAGCGCTTCAGGGACAACAGGTTTGCTGTTTGCGGTTGTTCTGTGATTTGGGTCTTTGCTGTGCTCCTCGTGTCACCATTCCTGTTTGAGGATCAGCTCTACACAGTCCAGGACCTGAACATCACCACTTGTCACGATGTGTTACAACCAGGAAAGCTGGCTGCGTATTTCTTCTATTACTTTACGTGTCTGGTTATCGTGGGATTTCTAATTCCATGTTGTATTACCGTCTTCTGCTATGGGTCTGTAATCCAGGCATTGATTCTGACTGAAAAGAGATACATTCGAGCTGCTGTTGTAACGGCTTTGATCCTGCTGGTGTATGTCGTGTGTTTCACTCCGAGCAATATCACTTTGCTAATTCACTACTCTGAGTATCACCTCACAGAGGGCAGCGATCTCTATATTTATTACATGGTCTGCCTGGTTCTCAGCAGTTCCAGCAGTTGCATCGACCCTTTCATTTACTACTACCTTTCGGATGAATTTCGATTCAAAGTAAGGCAGGTGATTTTCTGTCGGAAAGGAAAAGGCAGAGAACTTTCCGGGAAAACATCCCAAGAACTTCTTCGCACGACTATGACCCACACTCACTGAGCGGGGTgtcgatgaggggggggggcgtcCGATTTATTGCGGGATCGTCAGAAATCTGCCAAAGCCGAAAATAACCTGCTGATTGGAGATGTGTAAATTGAGAAATTATTTTCACTCCCACCCAGTTCAATAAGCGCAAGACTGAGAGAAGTCCAACATCTGGCTGGTGAAATAAAGTTGGGAAATTCGACTTTCCCCAATGCCATCAGATTGGAATTATGAAAATAGAAATTTGTGCTTCTGTTAAGTTTTCTGGAAGCTTACCCAGCTAGAGTCAGGCCGTAAAGGGGGGAAGGACAACAGCCTCCAGACACAAGTGTTGGTGTTTACCCATGTCCCACCACCTTCACAAATCCCTCCTTCAATCAGTCATTTCAATTATCTATCTCGCAGACTCAACAACCCTCTGGCATGTCTTTCTGTTCTccttagaattcctacagggcagaaggaggccattcggcccgtcgaatctgccacgaccctccgaaagagcactctaactaggcccactcccccgccctatccctgtcgccccacctaaccaacacatcatcggacactgaggggcaattcagcatggccaatcccacctaacctgcacatctttggattgtgggtcgaaaccggagcacccggaggaaacccacgccgacacgggaagaatgtgcaaactccacagagacagtcacccgaggccgtaatcaaaccctggtccctggcgctgtgaggcagccgtaaaTCAGCCTTAAATCTCTTACATTTAACGTTACCCCGATGTTCCCATGTTCTTTCAGACACTGGAAACAATCTGTTTGCATCCATCCTGTTTCATACCTTCAAAGTTTTAAATATATCTGGCcggacggtggcacagcggttagcactgctgcctcacggcgccaaggaccaggggcgtcattctccgccggcgggagtctccgttttgccggcgcccgggggtttcccgacggcgtggggctgccccacaatgggaaaccccattgaccagccggtgttacggagactcccgccggccggtcggggcagaaatgtggcggggcgggtaggagaatttcgcccccggttttATCCCAGctcctgggtcacagtccatgtggggtttgcacattctccccgtgtttgcgtgggtttcacccccacaacccaaaaatgtgcagggtaggtggattggccgctctaaattgccccttgatgggaaagaaaataattgggtactctttaaaaaaaagtttttaaaagtttTAAATATTTCTATCGACTTAGTCCTGTGATCTCTGCTCTCACAAAAGCTGTGTTAATATTTCTTACTGATTGGTTTTATTTTCATGgatctcccggggggggggggggggggggtttgcactgCATAATGTATAAATCCTAAAttagaaccccccacccccaagatccATTCCGATCAGCAGCTTAAGGAAGATGATCATTTATGGACACGTGTTCCATGGTACACGTACATCAGTGCTCAGCGCAAACAAACTGAACATCTCTGTGAAAGCGAATGAGTGGTAAGTGAATAGGACAAAGTCTTCAGTATTCTCATCTGACCATAACCAGGAGATGACTCAAAAGCTGCTCCTGAGCTTGTACAGGCTTTTAACTCAGGATCTGCCGCTCTGGTATCTTTGCCTACTGTCTGCAGCGAAACTCGTGGAGCCAGTTACCCAAACCTCAGCAAGCCCATTGTTGGGATCAAATTCTCCAGGTTGAACGGTTGAAACACAGCGAGATTTCCAAATGTTTCCCTCCAATAGGGACGACACTGTCTCCGGAATGTGACCGGAAAGGGCAGCTGATTCAGAGCAAAGTTGCAAATGGGCGAGTACTCGCCGCCCCAGCGAGCAGTCGAGGTCCGCTTGAAACCGAACCAGCGGAACGTGCGGGGGACGGGCAGCGAAATAAAACCAATGGACAAATGTTGGGAGAGGATCGGGGACGTTTGTTAATCGTCCCCTCCATCATCGGGGCGACAGCGAGACATCAAGGATCCTCGTGGGACCAGAAGGAAACATCAGCGATCCGCGGGGTTTCTGGGAGAAATGCTAGTTTATTACTGGCTGGAAAATCGGTCTCTGACATCAGGAACATTTTCTATCTGCACAGCCTGAACACACGGAAACTAACGTTAAAGTATTGTGTGGGATTGGCAGTGTGCTGTAAAGGGGTAGAGTGCCATTGTGTGGTGTTATTCAACACTGCAGGGTCAGCTTTGTTACACGCCAGCAAAGATGGAGGGAGCATGTGTCAGAAATTGGGAATGATCTCCAGAATTATTCATTTTCTGGAGGATATGAACAGGATGCACCAATGGTGATCATTGCAATCTGAGCAAACTAGCGAGCGGTTTCAGTAAAATCAGAGTGTAAAACCAATTGAATCCCACCAAGACACTGGATAAAAATGGTGAAACAGTCTATCTCATTATTCAATTGTTCGGTCTCCCCACTGCACCAGGacccctctccctgcctcccaaccacctcctctccccttctctccctctcccatgcccCCTTCCTCCTAAGCTTTctccccctccatatcccccccactcctcccaccctctcatttctccctctctctcttctccctccctcactcacctcctCCGCCTCTCCCACttaattccctccccctccccacccccatccatgcCACCTTTCTCCacctctcctccctccctatcacccttccctctctcccctccctccctcatccctccctctcgcatctcctctccctctctctccactctgtccccctctctctccctctcacctccctgccccctcccccacccccttccttgcgccttcctccctctcgctctcctccctccctatcttcccttcctctctcctacctccctctctgtccctatctcaccccctcttcctctctctctccacccaatccccgtgctctcccctccccctcaccagccctttctccctctctcctcccttcctcttgtccctctctctccccctcacactctccaccctgtccatctcgctctgcccctctccacacctccctgtccctcccttcctcccttcccctctcaacctttcacccctccctctccccctctctcccccctctttttacccccctccctctctcctccccccgtctctatctcaccccccctctctctctctctctctctccatcctatccccgctcACTTCCCTCTCCCTActttttccctctctccccctctctcctcccttcctcttgtctctctctctccccctctccctctccaccctgtccctccctctttacccccctccctctcttgtTCCCTCTCCTCTTTACTCACAGTTGAAGAGATTGGTTCTGATTTAACTTTCACAATAACCCGCGGAGGGTCACAGCTGGGAATGTATTAGGTCCATTCCCAAACCTAACCGTCTACTTCCCAATCTCTGGGCGTGGGCTGGTCACATTGGAAAACTGCTCCAAGTTTCTCTTCATTTATTCGAATATTATTTAATCCTCCCAAAGGCCTAGCAATGCACTCAATAATCATTATTATCTTGTTATAAAATCTCAATTTAGATGTTAAACAATGACATTGTAGTTGTGTGTATAAATGCAGCTTCACACCACTCTGAATGTCTATCTCATGATTCAGTGTGAGATAAAATTATTATTAGTCTTAATATTCACATCACTCTCGCTTTCAGAAAGTACTTCCTCTATTTGAAACTGACAGGGCGGGAACCTCCGCAGATTCTCCATGACAACAGAGACACCAGGAAAATGGAGTGAATTCCCCCCCTTCCCAACAGATATTCAACACCACCTCCCATCCCAGTATAACTCCCATCCATTCAGAAGAGTTAAAGTAGCTCCCCTTTCCAGGCAGTATTACAAGGCAGTGTTAATTACGTCCTCACATAaatgtggggggcgattctccgagccccgcgccgggccggagtattcggcgcaaccgcgccccgacgccgacGGGCGATTCTCCGAGGGGCGGAGAATCGGCTATTTGCGTCGGCGCGTTTGCCGCGGTGTCGAccgcaggccgctggaatcggcggggctgccgattctccggcccggatgggctgagcggctgcgccgatacgacagagtcccaccggcgccgttcacccctggtcgctgccactgggaactctgcgggaacgcttggggggcggcctgtggtggtggggggggggggagggggctccttcgtccgggggcggggggggggggcctccgatgggatctggcccgcgatcaggccccaccgatcagcgggccggcctcttcccccccccccccccccccaggcctactttttgGCGCGGCGGGCCCCTGAaccccgaccccatgttgggtcggggacgCGCGCGGAAGATGTCCCccccgcatgcgtgggttggcgcggcgcccatttggtgccgcgtgaggaggctggagcagcatgaaccgttccagcgccgggggggccagaataggttatacccgggccctgttcgcgccgtcgtgaaacgcgacagcattcacgacggcgcaaacacttggcctccatatcggagaatcagcCCCACGAAATTTAAAGGTATTTGAACTTGTTCAGCAACAGGTTTTCCAATTCACTCCTACATAAGTCCAGGAACCTGggtcgcgattctccgaccccccactgggtcggagaatcgccgggggctggcgtgaatcccgcccccgccgtgtaccgaattctccaccaccagagattcggcgggggtgggaatcgtgccgcgccggtcggcgggaattgcgctggtcggcgggccctccctggcgattctccggcctgcgatgggccgaagtcccgctgctgtcaacccttgccagctgacgtggattagacctccttatcaacggcgggacaaggcggcgcgggcaggctccgggatcctggggggtgcccccacggtggcctggcctgtgattggggcccaccgatccgcggacgggcctgtgccgtgggggcactctttttcttccaccttcgccatggtcttcactatggcggaggcagaagagaccccctcccctgcgcatgcgcggggatgacgtgagcTGACgaaagcgtccgctgacgctcccgcgcatgcgtcgcccggcgaagtccattcggcgccggctggcgtggcgcctaaggcctttcccaccagccggcgaagcggaaaccgctccggcgtgggcctagcccctcaaggtgagggcttggcccctaaaggtgcggcgaatttggggcggcccgacgccggactgatccgcgccgtttttggcgccgggtagcggacattgcgccgtttgcggagaatcccgcccctgctttcCAACGGCCGACatggtggcgccgtggttagcactgctgcctcacagcaccagggacgc
This region of Scyliorhinus torazame isolate Kashiwa2021f chromosome 18, sScyTor2.1, whole genome shotgun sequence genomic DNA includes:
- the LOC140395769 gene encoding proteinase-activated receptor 3-like, with translation MTFQFPLPSPPESIVHYRLRTVCTGTLEEKLSEMNYNLLLLLTLTTFRNRVAVCYSLEYDDYSDNSSDDSPNNPAMGQAPDIRSFAGVTIYLNGSNETIMTVGERAKGFLTGPISTAIIPAFLILVFVIGLPANGLALWIMATKIRKLPSTIFLINLATADLLLILMLPFKIAYHLLGNDWLFGEGLCRAMTAFLYGNMYCSILLLTFISIDRYFALVRPFLSKRFRDNRFAVCGCSVIWVFAVLLVSPFLFEDQLYTVQDLNITTCHDVLQPGKLAAYFFYYFTCLVIVGFLIPCCITVFCYGSVIQALILTEKRYIRAAVVTALILLVYVVCFTPSNITLLIHYSEYHLTEGSDLYIYYMVCLVLSSSSSCIDPFIYYYLSDEFRFKVRQVIFCRKGKGRELSGKTSQELLRTTMTHTH